The Bombus fervidus isolate BK054 chromosome 8, iyBomFerv1, whole genome shotgun sequence genome window below encodes:
- the LOC139990036 gene encoding orexin/Hypocretin receptor type 1 isoform X2: MHPLELVIVGWLALVISTLVDAIDYLDDYSAMDYTDESDIDYNATNCTNSYCISNEEYVDRMINYIFPKFWDWVLIASHSVVFVVGLIGNALVCIAVYRNHSMRTVTNYFIVNLAVADFLVLLLCLPFTVLWDITETWFLGLTLCKAVPYLQTVSVTVSILTLTFISIDRWYAICFPLRFKSTTGRAKSAIIGIWAIALLFDIPDLVVLHTVPPTHIKIKTVLFTQCDISWSQRSQVAFTIVKLIFLYTGPLIFMSVAYWQIVKVLWRSNIPGHNLPSRASQMSQIPSTGGGNPEVQLRSRRKAAKMLVTVVITFAICYFPVHLLSVLRYTTTLPSNKWINAISLIAHGLCYFNSAVNPLIYNFMSGKFRQEFGRTFRECTPLNPTNDRRPNQQPSYAYMANECRSASQSRREQF; this comes from the exons atgcaTCCTCTCGAGTTAGTGATCGTAGGATGGCTGGCATTGGTAATATCCACATTGGTCGATGCCATCGATTATTTGGACGACTATTCAGCGATGGATTACACCGATGAATCGGACATCGATTACAATGCCACGAATTGCACCAATAGTTATTGTATCTCAAACGAAGAGTACGTGGATCGtatgataaattatatattcccCAAGTTTTGGGATTGGGTGTTGATCGCGTCGCATAGCGTTGTTTTCGTGGTCGGCCTAATCGGGAATGCGCTAGTTTGTATCGCGGTTTACAGGAACCATTCTATGAGAACGgtgacaaattattttattgtcaaTTTGGCTGTGGCCGATTTCCTAGTTTTATTGCTTTGTCTTCCGTTCACCGTACTGTGGGACATCACCGAGACCTGGTTTCTAGGTTTGACCTTGTGCAAAGCCGTGCCATATCTCCAG ACAGTGTCCGTGACCGTGAGCATATTGACCCTAACTTTTATATCGATAGATCGATGGTACGCTATATGCTTTCCCCTGAGATTTAAGTCTACCACTGGACGAGCAAAAAGTGCGATCATCGGAATTTGGGCAATAGCCCTTCTATTTG ATATTCCAGATCTCGTGGTGTTGCATACCGTCCCACCTACGCACATCAAAATAAAGACCGTTTTATTCACGCAATGCGACATATCCTGGAGTCAAAGGAGCCAGGTCGCCTTTACTATCGTCAAACTAATTTTCCTTTATACCGGACCTTTGATCTTCATGAGCGTAGCCTATTGGCAGATTGTAAAAGTCCTTTGGAGGAGCAACATTCCAGGACATAATT TACCGTCACGAGCATCCCAGATGAGCCAGATTCCATCGACCGGTGGCGGAAATCCGGAAGTGCAGCTGAGATCTCGGCGAAAGGCGGCAAAAATGTTAGTCACAGTGGTCATCACATTTGCGATTTGCTATTTCCCTGTGCACTTACTCTCCGTTTTAAG GTATACCACCACATTACCATCTAATAAATGGATAAACGCCATCAGCTTAATCGCGCATGGCCTATGCTATTTCAATAGTGCAGTTAATCCTCTAATCTACAACTTCATGAGCG GTAAGTTCCGGCAGGAGTTTGGTCGTACATTCCGAGAATGCACGCCTTTGAATCCCACGAACGATCGCAGGCCAAACCAGCAACCCAGCTACGCTTACATGGCAAACGAATGTCGATCTGCATCGCAAAGTCGTCGTGAACAATTCTGA
- the LOC139990031 gene encoding endoplasmic reticulum lectin 1 isoform X1 produces MWKYCNVYITIVLCTIIIVYGHDFRSFDDTVLFKINWPGKTSSDLLESRTNVEPYIITTANKEQYQCLIVDNSEQEQGYNEPYNGPNPIEILSALFKQNTCSYRVESYWSYELCHGRYVRQYHEDRDGKKVKTQEYYLGTFDKLQELKLLADYAERKNAGKADIPVKKVDGINMPYIEVEMADGTVCDLTNKPRKIKVLYVCYQHGKHELFSLEEPSSCEYEVIVLSPWLCNHPDYKPQAAGENEINCHPVENAPKKPRSLVAMEMESLKLRYQKVTDDKLQEVYAIFHVDKEGQDGEAHVRVEIHPVGVTDKHNNIEDSINSFADQGISPAEASPVKNFLSGKNCLHGGNGWWKYEFCYGRSVVQYHIERDGKKTIVNLGKFDKQKHLDWIAAHPHKRPKSPELRKQLSHFYSDGTICDKTGNSRQTEVKLKCVESHTVSPSSVSLFLVEPKTCEYILGVESPLICDILEYADENGLLSEKFDVKFDKLQTTVFHEYDDLDERIANGDD; encoded by the exons atgtggaAATACTGTAATGTTTATATTACTATAGTATTGTGCACTATAATTATAGTATATGGACACGATTTCAGAAGTTTCGACGATACggttctttttaaaattaattggcCGGGCAAAACTAGCTCGGATTTATTA GAATCTAGAACAAATGTAGAACCTTATATTATAACAACTGCAAATAAGGAGCAGTATCAGTGCTTAATAGTTGATAATTCAGAACAAGAGCAAGGTTATAATGAACCATACAATGGACCAAAtccaatagaaattttatcagcattatttaaacaaaatacttGTTCTTATAGA GTTGAATCTTATTGGTCATATGAATTATGCCATGGACGATATGTACGTCAATATCATGAAGATAGAGATGGGAAAAAAGTGAAGACACAAGAATATTATTTGGGTACTTTTGATAAGTTGCAAGAGTTAAAGCTTTTAGCTGATTAtgcagaaagaaaaaatgctGGGAAAGCAGATATACCAGTTAAAAAAGTTGATGGAATCAATATGCCATATATTGAAGTTGAAATGGCTGATGGCACAGTTTGTGACTTAACTAATAAGCCACGAAAGATAAAAGTTCTTTATGTTTGTTATCAGCATGGAAAACACGAGCTGTTTTCGTTAGAAGAGCCTTCTAGCTGTGAATATGAAGTTATTGTTCTTTCACCTTGGCTATGTAATCATCCTGATTACAAGCCCCAAGCTGCAggggaaaatgaaattaactgTCATCCAGTTGAAAATGCACCAAAGAAACCAAGATCTCTTGTTGCAATGGAAATGGAAAGTCTGAAACTTCGATATCAAAAAGTAACG GATGACAAGCTGCAGGAAGTCTATGCAATCTTCCATGTAGATAAGGAGGGCCAG GATGGTGAAGCGCATGTTAGAGTTGAAATACACCCTGTCGGTGTTACCgataaacataataatatcgaAGACTCCATAAATTCGTTCGCAGATCAAGGTATTAGTCCTGCGGAAGCGAGTCCCGTAAAAAACTTTCTAAGCGGAAAGAATTGTTTACACGGG GGCAATGGATGGTGGAAGTATGAATTTTGTTATGGACGCTCTGTAGTTCAATATCATATAGAACGCGATGGTAAAAAGACCATAGTAAATCTCGGTAAATTTGATAAGCAAAAACATTTGGACTGGATTGCTGCACATCCACATAAAAGACCAAAGTCTCCAGAATTGCGGAAACAGCTTTCCCATTTTTATAGCGATGGTACTATTTGTGATAAAACTGGGAATTCAAGACAAACagaa gtgaaattaaaatgtgttGAAAGTCATACGGTCAGTCCATCGagtgtttctctttttctagtCGAACCGAAAACATGTGAGTACATTTTAGGTGTGGAATCGCCATTGATCTGTGATATCTTAGAATACGCCGATGAAAATGGACTTCTCAGTGAAAAATTTGACGtgaaatttgacaaattacAAACAACCGTTTTCCACGAATACGACGATTTGGATGAGAGGATAGCAAACGGAGATGATTAG
- the LOC139990031 gene encoding endoplasmic reticulum lectin 1 isoform X2 yields MWKYCNVYITIVLCTIIIVYGHDFRSFDDTVLFKINWPGKTSSDLLESRTNVEPYIITTANKEQYQCLIVDNSEQEQGYNEPYNGPNPIEILSALFKQNTCSYRVESYWSYELCHGRYVRQYHEDRDGKKVKTQEYYLGTFDKLQELKLLADYAERKNAGKADIPVKKVDGINMPYIEVEMADGTVCDLTNKPRKIKVLYVCYQHGKHELFSLEEPSSCEYEVIVLSPWLCNHPDYKPQAAGENEINCHPVENAPKKPRSLVAMEMESLKLRYQKVTDGEAHVRVEIHPVGVTDKHNNIEDSINSFADQGISPAEASPVKNFLSGKNCLHGGNGWWKYEFCYGRSVVQYHIERDGKKTIVNLGKFDKQKHLDWIAAHPHKRPKSPELRKQLSHFYSDGTICDKTGNSRQTEVKLKCVESHTVSPSSVSLFLVEPKTCEYILGVESPLICDILEYADENGLLSEKFDVKFDKLQTTVFHEYDDLDERIANGDD; encoded by the exons atgtggaAATACTGTAATGTTTATATTACTATAGTATTGTGCACTATAATTATAGTATATGGACACGATTTCAGAAGTTTCGACGATACggttctttttaaaattaattggcCGGGCAAAACTAGCTCGGATTTATTA GAATCTAGAACAAATGTAGAACCTTATATTATAACAACTGCAAATAAGGAGCAGTATCAGTGCTTAATAGTTGATAATTCAGAACAAGAGCAAGGTTATAATGAACCATACAATGGACCAAAtccaatagaaattttatcagcattatttaaacaaaatacttGTTCTTATAGA GTTGAATCTTATTGGTCATATGAATTATGCCATGGACGATATGTACGTCAATATCATGAAGATAGAGATGGGAAAAAAGTGAAGACACAAGAATATTATTTGGGTACTTTTGATAAGTTGCAAGAGTTAAAGCTTTTAGCTGATTAtgcagaaagaaaaaatgctGGGAAAGCAGATATACCAGTTAAAAAAGTTGATGGAATCAATATGCCATATATTGAAGTTGAAATGGCTGATGGCACAGTTTGTGACTTAACTAATAAGCCACGAAAGATAAAAGTTCTTTATGTTTGTTATCAGCATGGAAAACACGAGCTGTTTTCGTTAGAAGAGCCTTCTAGCTGTGAATATGAAGTTATTGTTCTTTCACCTTGGCTATGTAATCATCCTGATTACAAGCCCCAAGCTGCAggggaaaatgaaattaactgTCATCCAGTTGAAAATGCACCAAAGAAACCAAGATCTCTTGTTGCAATGGAAATGGAAAGTCTGAAACTTCGATATCAAAAAGTAACG GATGGTGAAGCGCATGTTAGAGTTGAAATACACCCTGTCGGTGTTACCgataaacataataatatcgaAGACTCCATAAATTCGTTCGCAGATCAAGGTATTAGTCCTGCGGAAGCGAGTCCCGTAAAAAACTTTCTAAGCGGAAAGAATTGTTTACACGGG GGCAATGGATGGTGGAAGTATGAATTTTGTTATGGACGCTCTGTAGTTCAATATCATATAGAACGCGATGGTAAAAAGACCATAGTAAATCTCGGTAAATTTGATAAGCAAAAACATTTGGACTGGATTGCTGCACATCCACATAAAAGACCAAAGTCTCCAGAATTGCGGAAACAGCTTTCCCATTTTTATAGCGATGGTACTATTTGTGATAAAACTGGGAATTCAAGACAAACagaa gtgaaattaaaatgtgttGAAAGTCATACGGTCAGTCCATCGagtgtttctctttttctagtCGAACCGAAAACATGTGAGTACATTTTAGGTGTGGAATCGCCATTGATCTGTGATATCTTAGAATACGCCGATGAAAATGGACTTCTCAGTGAAAAATTTGACGtgaaatttgacaaattacAAACAACCGTTTTCCACGAATACGACGATTTGGATGAGAGGATAGCAAACGGAGATGATTAG
- the LOC139990036 gene encoding orexin receptor type 2 isoform X1 codes for MHPLELVIVGWLALVISTLVDAIDYLDDYSAMDYTDESDIDYNATNCTNSYCISNEEYVDRMINYIFPKFWDWVLIASHSVVFVVGLIGNALVCIAVYRNHSMRTVTNYFIVNLAVADFLVLLLCLPFTVLWDITETWFLGLTLCKAVPYLQTVSVTVSILTLTFISIDRWYAICFPLRFKSTTGRAKSAIIGIWAIALLFDIPDLVVLHTVPPTHIKIKTVLFTQCDISWSQRSQVAFTIVKLIFLYTGPLIFMSVAYWQIVKVLWRSNIPGHNLPSRASQMSQIPSTGGGNPEVQLRSRRKAAKMLVTVVITFAICYFPVHLLSVLRYTTTLPSNKWINAISLIAHGLCYFNSAVNPLIYNFMSGKFRKAFRRTFRCAQENGSRIQRGYLASTSNFPRIKSRTTTIRTTFKNNNNLQRNTEIIPLSAITTIQQNEKHD; via the exons atgcaTCCTCTCGAGTTAGTGATCGTAGGATGGCTGGCATTGGTAATATCCACATTGGTCGATGCCATCGATTATTTGGACGACTATTCAGCGATGGATTACACCGATGAATCGGACATCGATTACAATGCCACGAATTGCACCAATAGTTATTGTATCTCAAACGAAGAGTACGTGGATCGtatgataaattatatattcccCAAGTTTTGGGATTGGGTGTTGATCGCGTCGCATAGCGTTGTTTTCGTGGTCGGCCTAATCGGGAATGCGCTAGTTTGTATCGCGGTTTACAGGAACCATTCTATGAGAACGgtgacaaattattttattgtcaaTTTGGCTGTGGCCGATTTCCTAGTTTTATTGCTTTGTCTTCCGTTCACCGTACTGTGGGACATCACCGAGACCTGGTTTCTAGGTTTGACCTTGTGCAAAGCCGTGCCATATCTCCAG ACAGTGTCCGTGACCGTGAGCATATTGACCCTAACTTTTATATCGATAGATCGATGGTACGCTATATGCTTTCCCCTGAGATTTAAGTCTACCACTGGACGAGCAAAAAGTGCGATCATCGGAATTTGGGCAATAGCCCTTCTATTTG ATATTCCAGATCTCGTGGTGTTGCATACCGTCCCACCTACGCACATCAAAATAAAGACCGTTTTATTCACGCAATGCGACATATCCTGGAGTCAAAGGAGCCAGGTCGCCTTTACTATCGTCAAACTAATTTTCCTTTATACCGGACCTTTGATCTTCATGAGCGTAGCCTATTGGCAGATTGTAAAAGTCCTTTGGAGGAGCAACATTCCAGGACATAATT TACCGTCACGAGCATCCCAGATGAGCCAGATTCCATCGACCGGTGGCGGAAATCCGGAAGTGCAGCTGAGATCTCGGCGAAAGGCGGCAAAAATGTTAGTCACAGTGGTCATCACATTTGCGATTTGCTATTTCCCTGTGCACTTACTCTCCGTTTTAAG GTATACCACCACATTACCATCTAATAAATGGATAAACGCCATCAGCTTAATCGCGCATGGCCTATGCTATTTCAATAGTGCAGTTAATCCTCTAATCTACAACTTCATGAGCG GGAAATTTCGGAAGGCGTTTAGGCGTACATTTCGCTGTGCTCAAGAGAATGGTTCTCGAATACAGCGTGGATATCTTGCGAGCACATCTAATTTCCCTCGAATAAAATCTCGGACCACGACGATACGGACGACGTTTAAGAATAACAATAACCTTCAGCGAAATACCGAAATTATACCTCTCAGTGCTATAACCACTATTCAGCAGAATGAAAAACACGATTGA
- the Btz gene encoding CASC3 exon junction complex subunit isoform X2, giving the protein MSDTRRRRKSNQSCGSDDLSDSCEELNATKETQSSEQTDGHQDSECDIYPSDSDAESQDGALRESGDGQEEEKPQKKLDDDEDRRNPQYIPKRGTFYEHDDRTIDEVTDSAVESQNEREIKEKKVWKDKEDRWDHDRYNDEEQAPKSHEELIAVYGYDIRNEEGPPRARRRRRYGRGPNKYTRNWEDEDAYGKPGSNVSNKNRKFNRSGEDFPALGTNKNASTHVEEPVISSAWYSSKNKSQNKVQNFPPLQAQGDSLKSKSSNTSNTHTNENKAPNEPTNPAWKKDTKHSSHIQSSNGNSGAGGDADKLINTKISSRDNNKRNVQESVSLAASRTRGRGFRTNANNNMVTNRTVEIKPKGRGTGSATTENKRNNIQNDDEQQITHDMKHISVTDGTQYHQSGRHNKSFYGQSSNQQRSGTVPPRMQQQQPQQQQQQQQQQQQSIQQQDSSANRPKRYSSLRQRSTVSDNPGPQNYPPQHGQHGQHGQHNQHNQHNQHNQHNQHGQHGQHGYFPPQGYPQGHFEQTTPVATATAPMTGQPVIPIPPNGQPASYAPPPFLVPPPQFISPQTAPPSIINYVPGPNGPAFQPNFQGYQGYSPPVQPQRPPPPQELFQPQGCTYYSPAQQQQQQQQSAPMRRPKAAIPILPPPENQHQTSRGRGKTTQLQQTNQLGNTQQTEQEVKINSIESDQKTVPEQFDNTEIEQAEIQETEKIDGSSAIAKPVVENIEKDIKILDIGTPVNLGDTTTDQLDDINANDSSKVTMKEENIISLKAMEPVIEKAENDSNKIENTTTESTVVEEAAA; this is encoded by the exons ATGTCGGATAcaagacgacgacgaaaatCTAATCAGTCTTGTGGTTCTGATGACCTCTCGGACTCTTGTGAAGAATTAAACGCAACGAAAGAAACCCAG AGCAGCGAGCAAACTGATGGTCATCAGGATTCAGAATGTGATATCTATCCTTCTGATTCCGATGCTGAATCTCAAGATGGTGCATTGCGAGAAAGTGGAGATGggcaagaagaagaaaaaccgCAGAAAAAGCTGGACGATGATGAAGACAGACGTAACCCACAATATATCCCTAAAAGGGGAACATTTTATGAACATGATGATAGAACCATTGATGAAGTAACAGATAGTGCAGTTGAGTCACAAAATGAGAgagaaatcaaagaaaaaaaagtatgGAAAGATAAAGAAGATAGATGGGATCATGATCGATATAATGATGAAGAACAGGCACCAAAGAGCCATGAAGAGTTAATAGCTGTTTATGGCTATGATATAAGAAATGAAGAAGGTCCACCTAGAgctagaagaagaagaagatatgG CCGTGGTCCTAACAAATACACGCGTAATTGGGAAGATGAAGATGCATATGGAAAGCCTGGAAGtaatgtttcaaataaaaatagaaagtttAATAGAAGTGGAGAAGATTTTCCTGCTCTAGGAACAAATAAGAATGCTTCCACACATGTAGAAGAACCAGTAATTTCATCAGCTTGGTACAGTAGTAAGAATAAGTCACAGAATAAAGTACAAAATTTTCCACCTCTACAAGCTCAAGGTGATAGTCTGAAATCAAAATCTAGCAATACATCCAATACTCATac TAATGAAAATAAGGCTCCTAATGAACCTACAAATCCAGCCTGGAAAAAGGATACTAAACATTCGTCTCACATTCAGAGCAGTAATGGAAATAGTGGAGCTGGTGGTGATGCAGATAAATTGATTAATACAAAGATATCTTCAAGAGATAATAACAAGAGGAACGTTCAAGAGTCTGTAAGCTTGGCAGCGAGTAGAACTCGTGGACGAGGATTCAGAACAAATGCTAATAACAATATGGTCACCAATAGAACAGTTGAGATCAAACCAAAGGGACGCGGAACTGGATCGGCTACCACTGAGAATAAgagaaataatatacaaaatgatGATGAACAGCAAATTACTCATGACATGAAACACATTAGTGTTACTGATGGTACTCAATATCATCAAAGTGGAAGACATAATA AAAGCTTCTATGGACAGTCCTCAAATCAGCAGAGATCGGGAACAGTACCTCCAAGAATGCAGCAACAACAAccacaacagcaacaacaacagcaacaacaacaacaacaatcgATTCAGCAGCAAGATAGTTCTGCTAACAGGCCAAAACGTTATTCAAGTTTGCGACAGCGATCTACTGTTTCGGATAATCCTGGACCACAAAATTATCCACCACAACATGGGCAACATGGACAACATGGACAACATAATCAACACAATCAACACAATCAACACAATCAACACAATCAACATGGCCAGCATGGTCAACATGGATATTTTCCTCCTCAAG gATATCCACAAGGACATTTTGAGCAAACCACACCTGTTGCTACTGCAACTGCACCTATGACTGGTCAGCCTGTAATTCCTATACCACCTAATGGTCAACCTGCCAGTTATGCTCCACCGCCATTTTTAGTACCGCCACCTCAGTTTATTTCTCCACAAACTGCTCCACctagtataattaattatgttcCTGGTCCAAATGGACCAGCATTTCAACCAAATTTCCAAGGTTATCAAGGATATAGTCCACCAGTACAG cCACAACGTCCTCCACCTCCACAAGAATTGTTTCAACCACAAGGTTGTACTTACTATAGTCCAgcgcagcagcaacagcaacaacaacaatcaGCTCCAATGAGACGACCAAAAGCAGCTATTCCAATTCTTCCACCACCAGAGAATCAACATCAGACCAGTCGAGGAAGAGGTAAAACCACACAGCTACAACAAACAAATCAACTTGGTAATACACAACAGACTGAACAAGAAGTTAAAATTAACTCAATAGAAAGTGATCAGAAGACTGTGCCAGAACAGTTCGATAATACAGAAATTGAACAAGCAGAAATtcaagaaacagagaaaatcGACGGTTCGAGTGCAATAGCGAAGCCTGTGGTTGAGAATatcgaaaaagatattaaaattcttgatATCGGAACACCAGTGAATTTGGGAGATACTACTACCGATCAATTAGACGATATAAATGCTAATGATTCATCAAAAGTCACTATGAAggaggaaaatattatttcgcttaaagcTATGGAACCAGTCATTGAAAAGGCTGAAAATGATTCaaacaaaatagaaaatacaacGACTGAAAGTACAGTTGTTGAAGAAGCAGCAGCTTGA
- the Btz gene encoding CASC3 exon junction complex subunit isoform X1, which translates to MSDTRRRRKSNQSCGSDDLSDSCEELNATKETQSSEQTDGHQDSECDIYPSDSDAESQDGALRESGDGQEEEKPQKKLDDDEDRRNPQYIPKRGTFYEHDDRTIDEVTDSAVESQNEREIKEKKVWKDKEDRWDHDRYNDEEQAPKSHEELIAVYGYDIRNEEGPPRARRRRRYGRGPNKYTRNWEDEDAYGKPGSNVSNKNRKFNRSGEDFPALGTNKNASTHVEEPVISSAWYSSKNKSQNKVQNFPPLQAQGDSLKSKSSNTSNTHTNENKAPNEPTNPAWKKDTKHSSHIQSSNGNSGAGGDADKLINTKISSRDNNKRNVQESVSLAASRTRGRGFRTNANNNMVTNRTVEIKPKGRGTGSATTENKRNNIQNDDEQQITHDMKHISVTDGTQYHQSGRHNKSFYGQSSNQQRSGTVPPRMQQQQPQQQQQQQQQQQQSIQQQDSSANRPKRYSSLRQRSTVSDNPGPQNYPPQHGQHGQHGQHNQHNQHNQHNQHNQHGQHGQHGYFPPQAGNSRGVLDSQGYPQGHFEQTTPVATATAPMTGQPVIPIPPNGQPASYAPPPFLVPPPQFISPQTAPPSIINYVPGPNGPAFQPNFQGYQGYSPPVQPQRPPPPQELFQPQGCTYYSPAQQQQQQQQSAPMRRPKAAIPILPPPENQHQTSRGRGKTTQLQQTNQLGNTQQTEQEVKINSIESDQKTVPEQFDNTEIEQAEIQETEKIDGSSAIAKPVVENIEKDIKILDIGTPVNLGDTTTDQLDDINANDSSKVTMKEENIISLKAMEPVIEKAENDSNKIENTTTESTVVEEAAA; encoded by the exons ATGTCGGATAcaagacgacgacgaaaatCTAATCAGTCTTGTGGTTCTGATGACCTCTCGGACTCTTGTGAAGAATTAAACGCAACGAAAGAAACCCAG AGCAGCGAGCAAACTGATGGTCATCAGGATTCAGAATGTGATATCTATCCTTCTGATTCCGATGCTGAATCTCAAGATGGTGCATTGCGAGAAAGTGGAGATGggcaagaagaagaaaaaccgCAGAAAAAGCTGGACGATGATGAAGACAGACGTAACCCACAATATATCCCTAAAAGGGGAACATTTTATGAACATGATGATAGAACCATTGATGAAGTAACAGATAGTGCAGTTGAGTCACAAAATGAGAgagaaatcaaagaaaaaaaagtatgGAAAGATAAAGAAGATAGATGGGATCATGATCGATATAATGATGAAGAACAGGCACCAAAGAGCCATGAAGAGTTAATAGCTGTTTATGGCTATGATATAAGAAATGAAGAAGGTCCACCTAGAgctagaagaagaagaagatatgG CCGTGGTCCTAACAAATACACGCGTAATTGGGAAGATGAAGATGCATATGGAAAGCCTGGAAGtaatgtttcaaataaaaatagaaagtttAATAGAAGTGGAGAAGATTTTCCTGCTCTAGGAACAAATAAGAATGCTTCCACACATGTAGAAGAACCAGTAATTTCATCAGCTTGGTACAGTAGTAAGAATAAGTCACAGAATAAAGTACAAAATTTTCCACCTCTACAAGCTCAAGGTGATAGTCTGAAATCAAAATCTAGCAATACATCCAATACTCATac TAATGAAAATAAGGCTCCTAATGAACCTACAAATCCAGCCTGGAAAAAGGATACTAAACATTCGTCTCACATTCAGAGCAGTAATGGAAATAGTGGAGCTGGTGGTGATGCAGATAAATTGATTAATACAAAGATATCTTCAAGAGATAATAACAAGAGGAACGTTCAAGAGTCTGTAAGCTTGGCAGCGAGTAGAACTCGTGGACGAGGATTCAGAACAAATGCTAATAACAATATGGTCACCAATAGAACAGTTGAGATCAAACCAAAGGGACGCGGAACTGGATCGGCTACCACTGAGAATAAgagaaataatatacaaaatgatGATGAACAGCAAATTACTCATGACATGAAACACATTAGTGTTACTGATGGTACTCAATATCATCAAAGTGGAAGACATAATA AAAGCTTCTATGGACAGTCCTCAAATCAGCAGAGATCGGGAACAGTACCTCCAAGAATGCAGCAACAACAAccacaacagcaacaacaacagcaacaacaacaacaacaatcgATTCAGCAGCAAGATAGTTCTGCTAACAGGCCAAAACGTTATTCAAGTTTGCGACAGCGATCTACTGTTTCGGATAATCCTGGACCACAAAATTATCCACCACAACATGGGCAACATGGACAACATGGACAACATAATCAACACAATCAACACAATCAACACAATCAACACAATCAACATGGCCAGCATGGTCAACATGGATATTTTCCTCCTCAAG cTGGAAATTCAAGAGGTGTTTTAGATTCACAAG gATATCCACAAGGACATTTTGAGCAAACCACACCTGTTGCTACTGCAACTGCACCTATGACTGGTCAGCCTGTAATTCCTATACCACCTAATGGTCAACCTGCCAGTTATGCTCCACCGCCATTTTTAGTACCGCCACCTCAGTTTATTTCTCCACAAACTGCTCCACctagtataattaattatgttcCTGGTCCAAATGGACCAGCATTTCAACCAAATTTCCAAGGTTATCAAGGATATAGTCCACCAGTACAG cCACAACGTCCTCCACCTCCACAAGAATTGTTTCAACCACAAGGTTGTACTTACTATAGTCCAgcgcagcagcaacagcaacaacaacaatcaGCTCCAATGAGACGACCAAAAGCAGCTATTCCAATTCTTCCACCACCAGAGAATCAACATCAGACCAGTCGAGGAAGAGGTAAAACCACACAGCTACAACAAACAAATCAACTTGGTAATACACAACAGACTGAACAAGAAGTTAAAATTAACTCAATAGAAAGTGATCAGAAGACTGTGCCAGAACAGTTCGATAATACAGAAATTGAACAAGCAGAAATtcaagaaacagagaaaatcGACGGTTCGAGTGCAATAGCGAAGCCTGTGGTTGAGAATatcgaaaaagatattaaaattcttgatATCGGAACACCAGTGAATTTGGGAGATACTACTACCGATCAATTAGACGATATAAATGCTAATGATTCATCAAAAGTCACTATGAAggaggaaaatattatttcgcttaaagcTATGGAACCAGTCATTGAAAAGGCTGAAAATGATTCaaacaaaatagaaaatacaacGACTGAAAGTACAGTTGTTGAAGAAGCAGCAGCTTGA